AAGCCCACCCATGGCAATCCCTTCAAGGCTTGACTCTCATGATAATAAGAAGTGTGATAATGTGAAAAGGAATTTTCAGAGAAACTGAGTCAAGGACTGGTGTGGTGAAACTTCTTGCTTTCTTGGAAAGCAAGAGAAGGTGCTAGCTATGCCTTCTGCTCTCTGACATTTCCACCGTCCCTCACCCATCTAGCAATGGCTACCCTAGAAAAACCTGTTTCCTACCCTTTGGTGTGGGCTGAGTATAGAAAGAGGAGGCTTCTCTCCAGAACTTTGCCAGGAGTTTGGCAAAGTTGGTTTGGCCTTTGCCACACCATTCTCAATCCACCCTGCTTACACTGCCCCTGAGAAAGTCTAGTTCTCACCTGGCAGTGTCACTTCCTCCTTTGCTGTGTTCCAAGATGTAGCCTTCATTTGTGGACTAGGAAGGGGTGGAAAGGCCCAATTGCAGGgcgattattattattgtcaacTCTCCCTTGAAGAAGTTGTATCCGTTTTACTTTCTCACatgcacttctgcctgggctgCAGGAATCCTAGAAATTTTGCTCTCCGCTATAGTAACTCCCATGAGTTCTGATCCCACACTTTTCCTTCAAATGCTAACTGGAGGCAGATTTTTAGATGGAGAAACCAGAGACAAGAGAATCAGCAGGAGTCCAGGTGATAATCAGGAACCCGGGACCCTGATCCTGACTGCTCTGACCAGGCTGCTCATTTCACCGGTGGGGAGCTGGAACCTGAAACCTGCTCATTCTAAAAAACAACCCCAGTCTTCTCTCAACTTCTGGCTGTGCCCATGTCCTCTGAGGAAGGCCGTGGAATGCCTTCTGACATGCTCTCAGAGGGAGAGCTGAGGATCTGAAGCCAGCAACTCACCAGGGAGATGGTGGAGCTGGGGGCTTGGGCACGGCAGAAGCGTTTGCGCAAAGCTTCTTGTACCTGTGGGAGAGGTAAATGCTCCACTTATGCCAGCCACAGCCCCGGCCTGTGGGCTGCAAGTGAGGCAGGGGGTTAGGTGGGCAGACTCACCTTCTTGTCCATGAGGCAACCAAACAATAGGATGAAGACACCCTGAGAAGAGGGACATGGGGATAAGCTGGTCAAGGAGGAAGGGATCTACCCGAATCAACGTGCTCCTTCTGTCCTGTATAATTCACATGCAAAGGCTTCTCGTCTCAATTTTTGTTACCACCATTTGGTGCATAGGATCTATTTCAGATGCTTTTCTTATTGTTATCGTTATAAAAGGGATAGGAAAGGATTGGGTACTGATAATTTCCTGAGTTCTCCAACAAAATCAgctattattttacagataagaaaactaaagctcagagaggttatatAATTTGTCTGAAGTTATCCAGCTACTCAGTGGAGGAACTGGGATCCACTCCTAAGCCTTCCAAAATTCCTGAACCTATGTTTCTTCTGCTACGCCTTGATACCTCCTAGAGAAGAGATCGGCAGTGACTTAGACCATCTAAAAGGGCAAAAAGCACAGCCACCCCCTATCACCTACCTGGAGGGTGTTGAGAATGGTGAAGATGTAATGAGGGACCACGGAGACTTCCTCTAACAGAGTGGCCAGGCCCAGCCCCCAGGTGAGGCCAAAGATGGGTGTGAGAATGAGCAGGGCTTTGATCACCCCCAGCAGAGCTTGGCGCTTCTCCGCTGGGGGTCCCTCTGACAGCGAAGGTCTCAGCAACTTCAGCATGGCCATGGCTAGTACCAGCCCATTCACACCTACAATAGCCAGCACTGGCCCCACGAAGGTGTATAACGCCCCTCCCTTCCCATCCAACCAGCATTCCCCCTCCCTCAGGTATTGCCCTTGAGGTAGGTAGAGCCCCAGGGTGACACCCGCCAACCCCAGTGGGCACAGGTAGCCCAGAAGCACCATCAGGGGGAGAACTCGGTGCTTCGGCAGCTGGTGAAAGACAAAGAGCAGCTGGTGGGCCAACACCAGGGCCTGCGCCAGCATCCAGAAAAAGGTGGCCAGGTAGAGGAAATGACAGAGGAAGGTGGCAGCCAGGCAGAGCGGGCTTCGGGGccctggagggaggaagggggcgCCTAGGAAGCAAGTGTCTGCGGCCAGCAAGCAGAGCACCATGTTGAGCAGGGTGGCGTGGCGGAAATAGGAGACCTTGTTCCGCACCACGACTCTCCAGACCAGCCTATACACACCCAGGCACACAAGCAGCGCCAGTATGGAAGCTCCCAAGCCCACTTGAGTCAGCAGCGCCAGAGCGGGTTCTTCCAGAACAGTGTGTGGGGACATGAGGACGGAGAAGGCAGTGAGGTGCTGGCAGAGGCACCGAGCAGTGGGGCTGCCACTGGCCGCCTGTGCCTGGCACCCTTCTCTGGACCAACCCCCCCTGCCCTGGAAGAGACTGTGATCCCAGaagacacagtgaggggaaccATCTGTGTTCCCAAAATCCATGATGACCTCGCCCTGGCTGAAGGCCTGGTCGCCTGCCATGATGGAAATGACAAGGACCAGGCCAGGAGTGGCATAGAGGGAATCCCCCAGCCCTTGTCCATAGTTTGAAGGCAGAAGGTGGTCCAGTTTTCGCAACACCAGGCTAGTAATACTTATTTCAGTTCCATTACGGACCAGTGGGGCCAGTGAGTGCCTGGGAATCTGAGCCTGCAGTGGGGGCCGAGTAGGGAAGGAGATGCTGTAGTCAGCAGGAAACGTGGGTCCAAACAGCTGGCTCTGCAGCAGCACATTGGGCAAGCTGAAGGTGAAGGGGTGGTCCTGTGGGCACAGGCTGCATGCCAGGGTCTCCACAGCCAGCAGGAGAGTCGAGCCTGCCCAGGGCTTCCGGGCTTGGGCCAGGGTCCACAGAGACCTGGTGTCCATATCTAGGACCTTGTCTGTGGCAATCAGGAGATTCTGCAGCACCCAACAGAAAGATGAGCCCCGTCTGCTGGTGCCCACAGGACTGAGCCGGGGGCAGTGAGAACTACAGCCCCACACCTTCCCTTCCCAGTCCAGGGTGTGACCCGAGGttggagagaaaagggagaggaagacagGCCTGTGAAGGGAGACTTTCTAGACGGGAAGAACGGGGAGCTGTTCGGCCAACCACCTTGGGGCATCTTTAAGGATATGTCCCCTGACCTGCACCCAGTCCCTCTGCTGAAAAAccttcttggccgggcgcggtggctcaagcctgtaatcccagcactttgggaggccgagacgggcggatcacgagttcaggagatcgagaccatcctggctaacacggtgaaaccccgtctctactaaaatacaaaaaaaattagccgggcgaggtggcgggcgcctgtactcccagctactcgggaggctgaggcaggagaatggcgtgaacccgggaggcagggcttgcagtgagctgagatccggccactgcactccagcctgggcaacagagccagactccgtctcaaaaaaaaaaaaaaaaagaaaaaccttcttCCCCCTCCATCCCTTGGGGCC
This Theropithecus gelada isolate Dixy chromosome 13, Tgel_1.0, whole genome shotgun sequence DNA region includes the following protein-coding sequences:
- the ADGRF3 gene encoding adhesion G-protein coupled receptor F3 isoform X3, coding for MTTRKPSAHSAATPGYEAVAHQHHTGWARMGRTGLAEKGQSQAGGESGSGQLLDQQNGAGESALVSVYVHLDFPDKTWPHEVSRTLTLPAASASSSPRPLLTGLRLTTGEYMSCFEAQGFKWNLHEVVRVPLKATDVARLPDQLSISCATSPGFQLSCCIPSTNLAYTVTWSPGEGSKASSFNKSGSQCFVLAVQHCPMTDTVYTCDLQSPGLAPLRVPISITIIQDGDITCPEDTSVLTWNVTKAGHVAQAPCPESKRGIVRRFCAADGVWGPVHSSCTDARLLALFIRAKLLQAGQGSPAEEVPQILAQLPGQAAKASSPSDLLTLLSTMKYLAKAVAKARIQLDRSALKNLLIATDKVLDMDTRSLWTLAQARKPWAGSTLLLAVETLACSLCPQDHPFTFSLPNVLLQSQLFGPTFPADYSISFPTRPPLQAQIPRHSLAPLVRNGTEISITSLVLRKLDHLLPSNYGQGLGDSLYATPGLVLVISIMAGDQAFSQGEVIMDFGNTDGSPHCVFWDHSLFQGRGGWSREGCQAQAASGSPTARCLCQHLTAFSVLMSPHTVLEEPALALLTQVGLGASILALLVCLGVYRLVWRVVVRNKVSYFRHATLLNMVLCLLAADTCFLGAPFLPPGPRSPLCLAATFLCHFLYLATFFWMLAQALVLAHQLLFVFHQLPKHRVLPLMVLLGYLCPLGLAGVTLGLYLPQGQYLREGECWLDGKGGALYTFVGPVLAIVGVNGLVLAMAMLKLLRPSLSEGPPAEKRQALLGVIKALLILTPIFGLTWGLGLATLLEEVSVVPHYIFTILNTLQGVFILLFGCLMDKKVQEALRKRFCRAQAPSSTISLSTNEGYILEHSKGGSDTARKTDASE
- the ADGRF3 gene encoding adhesion G-protein coupled receptor F3 isoform X2, with translation MVCSAAPLLLLAATLPLLGSPVAQASQPGQSQAGGESGSGQLLDQQNGAGESALVSVYVHLDFPDKTWPHEVSRTLTLPAASASSSPRPLLTGLRLTTECNVNYEGNFYCACLSGYQWNTSICLHYPPCQSPQNHQPCGCLVFSHPEPGYCQLLPPGSPVTCLPAVPGTLSLNSQLQMPGDTLSLTLLLSQEATDLSWFLRHPGSPSPILLQPGTQVSVTSSHGQAALSVSNMSHHWAGEYMSCFEAQGFKWNLHEVVRVPLKATDVARLPDQLSISCATSPGFQLSCCIPSTNLAYTVTWSPGEGSKASSFNKSGSQCFVLAVQHCPMTDTVYTCDLQSPGLAPLRVPISITIIQDGDITCPEDTSVLTWNVTKAGHVAQAPCPESKRGIVRRFCAADGVWGPVHSSCTDARLLALFIRAKLLQAGQGSPAEEVPQILAQLPGQAAKASSPSDLLTLLSTMKYLAKAVAKARIQLDRSALKNLLIATDKVLDMDTRSLWTLAQARKPWAGSTLLLAVETLACSLCPQDHPFTFSLPNVLLQSQLFGPTFPADYSISFPTRPPLQAQIPRHSLAPLVRNGTEISITSLVLRKLDHLLPSNYGQGLGDSLYATPGLVLVISIMAGDQAFSQGEVIMDFGNTDGSPHCVFWDHSLFQGRGGWSREGCQAQAASGSPTARCLCQHLTAFSVLMSPHTVLEEPALALLTQVGLGASILALLVCLGVYRLVWRVVVRNKVSYFRHATLLNMVLCLLAADTCFLGAPFLPPGPRSPLCLAATFLCHFLYLATFFWMLAQALVLAHQLLFVFHQLPKHRVLPLMVLLGYLCPLGLAGVTLGLYLPQGQYLREGECWLDGKGGALYTFVGPVLAIVGVNGLVLAMAMLKLLRPSLSEGPPAEKRQALLGVIKALLILTPIFGLTWGLGLATLLEEVSVVPHYIFTILNTLQGVFILLFGCLMDKKVQEALRKRFCRAQAPSSTISLSTNEGYILEHSKGGSDTAR
- the ADGRF3 gene encoding adhesion G-protein coupled receptor F3 isoform X1 gives rise to the protein MTTRKPSAHSAATPGYEAVAHQHHTGWARMGRTGLAEKGQSQAGGESGSGQLLDQQNGAGESALVSVYVHLDFPDKTWPHEVSRTLTLPAASASSSPRPLLTGLRLTTECNVNYEGNFYCACLSGYQWNTSICLHYPPCQSPQNHQPCGCLVFSHPEPGYCQLLPPVPGTLSLNSQLQMPGDTLSLTLLLSQEATDLSWFLRHPGSPSPILLQPGTQVSVTSSHGQAALSVSNMSHHWAGEYMSCFEAQGFKWNLHEVVRVPLKATDVARLPDQLSISCATSPGFQLSCCIPSTNLAYTVTWSPGEGSKASSFNKSGSQCFVLAVQHCPMTDTVYTCDLQSPGLAPLRVPISITIIQDGDITCPEDTSVLTWNVTKAGHVAQAPCPESKRGIVRRFCAADGVWGPVHSSCTDARLLALFIRAKLLQAGQGSPAEEVPQILAQLPGQAAKASSPSDLLTLLSTMKYLAKAVAKARIQLDRSALKNLLIATDKVLDMDTRSLWTLAQARKPWAGSTLLLAVETLACSLCPQDHPFTFSLPNVLLQSQLFGPTFPADYSISFPTRPPLQAQIPRHSLAPLVRNGTEISITSLVLRKLDHLLPSNYGQGLGDSLYATPGLVLVISIMAGDQAFSQGEVIMDFGNTDGSPHCVFWDHSLFQGRGGWSREGCQAQAASGSPTARCLCQHLTAFSVLMSPHTVLEEPALALLTQVGLGASILALLVCLGVYRLVWRVVVRNKVSYFRHATLLNMVLCLLAADTCFLGAPFLPPGPRSPLCLAATFLCHFLYLATFFWMLAQALVLAHQLLFVFHQLPKHRVLPLMVLLGYLCPLGLAGVTLGLYLPQGQYLREGECWLDGKGGALYTFVGPVLAIVGVNGLVLAMAMLKLLRPSLSEGPPAEKRQALLGVIKALLILTPIFGLTWGLGLATLLEEVSVVPHYIFTILNTLQGVFILLFGCLMDKKVQEALRKRFCRAQAPSSTISLSTNEGYILEHSKGGSDTARKTDASE
- the ADGRF3 gene encoding adhesion G-protein coupled receptor F3 isoform X4, which encodes MVQQGPEEPHSAADTCLQLSISCATSPGFQLSCCIPSTNLAYTVTWSPGEGSKASSFNKSGSQCFVLAVQHCPMTDTVYTCDLQSPGLAPLRVPISITIIQDGDITCPEDTSVLTWNVTKAGHVAQAPCPESKRGIVRRFCAADGVWGPVHSSCTDARLLALFIRAKLLQAGQGSPAEEVPQILAQLPGQAAKASSPSDLLTLLSTMKYLAKAVAKARIQLDRSALKNLLIATDKVLDMDTRSLWTLAQARKPWAGSTLLLAVETLACSLCPQDHPFTFSLPNVLLQSQLFGPTFPADYSISFPTRPPLQAQIPRHSLAPLVRNGTEISITSLVLRKLDHLLPSNYGQGLGDSLYATPGLVLVISIMAGDQAFSQGEVIMDFGNTDGSPHCVFWDHSLFQGRGGWSREGCQAQAASGSPTARCLCQHLTAFSVLMSPHTVLEEPALALLTQVGLGASILALLVCLGVYRLVWRVVVRNKVSYFRHATLLNMVLCLLAADTCFLGAPFLPPGPRSPLCLAATFLCHFLYLATFFWMLAQALVLAHQLLFVFHQLPKHRVLPLMVLLGYLCPLGLAGVTLGLYLPQGQYLREGECWLDGKGGALYTFVGPVLAIVGVNGLVLAMAMLKLLRPSLSEGPPAEKRQALLGVIKALLILTPIFGLTWGLGLATLLEEVSVVPHYIFTILNTLQGVFILLFGCLMDKKVQEALRKRFCRAQAPSSTISLSTNEGYILEHSKGGSDTARKTDASE
- the ADGRF3 gene encoding adhesion G-protein coupled receptor F3 isoform X5, giving the protein MTDTVYTCDLQSPGLAPLRVPISITIIQDGDITCPEDTSVLTWNVTKAGHVAQAPCPESKRGIVRRFCAADGVWGPVHSSCTDARLLALFIRAKLLQAGQGSPAEEVPQILAQLPGQAAKASSPSDLLTLLSTMKYLAKAVAKARIQLDRSALKNLLIATDKVLDMDTRSLWTLAQARKPWAGSTLLLAVETLACSLCPQDHPFTFSLPNVLLQSQLFGPTFPADYSISFPTRPPLQAQIPRHSLAPLVRNGTEISITSLVLRKLDHLLPSNYGQGLGDSLYATPGLVLVISIMAGDQAFSQGEVIMDFGNTDGSPHCVFWDHSLFQGRGGWSREGCQAQAASGSPTARCLCQHLTAFSVLMSPHTVLEEPALALLTQVGLGASILALLVCLGVYRLVWRVVVRNKVSYFRHATLLNMVLCLLAADTCFLGAPFLPPGPRSPLCLAATFLCHFLYLATFFWMLAQALVLAHQLLFVFHQLPKHRVLPLMVLLGYLCPLGLAGVTLGLYLPQGQYLREGECWLDGKGGALYTFVGPVLAIVGVNGLVLAMAMLKLLRPSLSEGPPAEKRQALLGVIKALLILTPIFGLTWGLGLATLLEEVSVVPHYIFTILNTLQGVFILLFGCLMDKKVQEALRKRFCRAQAPSSTISLSTNEGYILEHSKGGSDTARKTDASE